In the genome of Nocardioides marmoribigeumensis, one region contains:
- a CDS encoding MGDG synthase family glycosyltransferase translates to MTLTEVVVVSGSYGAGHDVAADAIEHQLRRAGHAVRRLDVAEELPWRLGHLLRWLYFSQLRLAPGSWRSTLGSLERDGLALRVVRRLLSLLGGHLVREVAGAGLVVSTHPFASQALGEARARGALDVPVVTYLTDASVHRLWVHPAVDLHLAIHEVAAGQARALGGTAAAVHPAVPEPSGAVPDEALPWPAGRPAALVVGGSLGIGDLHRSALDLLATGLVTPVVACGTNDRLREQVAAEPGVVALGWRDDLPALMAAAACVVQNAGGMSSLESLTAGTPTLTYRPIAGHGESNAAALDRAGLVPWVADTEALRSALGRVLLTRRCADLPSAPSVVETLETVGLLTGVPTLVAA, encoded by the coding sequence ATGACCCTCACCGAGGTCGTCGTGGTCTCCGGCAGCTACGGCGCCGGCCACGACGTCGCCGCCGACGCGATCGAGCACCAGCTCCGCCGCGCCGGCCACGCCGTACGCCGTCTGGACGTGGCCGAGGAGCTGCCCTGGCGGCTCGGCCACCTGCTGCGGTGGCTGTACTTCTCCCAGCTGCGCCTGGCGCCCGGCAGCTGGCGCTCCACCCTCGGCTCCCTCGAGCGCGACGGCCTCGCGCTGCGCGTCGTACGACGGCTGCTCAGTCTGCTCGGCGGCCACCTGGTCCGCGAGGTGGCGGGCGCGGGGCTGGTCGTCTCGACGCACCCCTTCGCCTCGCAGGCGCTGGGCGAGGCGCGGGCCCGTGGAGCGCTGGACGTGCCGGTCGTGACCTACCTGACCGATGCCTCCGTCCACCGGCTGTGGGTGCACCCTGCGGTCGACCTGCACCTGGCGATCCACGAGGTCGCCGCCGGCCAGGCCCGCGCGCTCGGCGGGACCGCGGCCGCGGTGCACCCCGCGGTGCCGGAGCCTTCTGGGGCGGTGCCGGACGAGGCCCTTCCCTGGCCCGCCGGCCGGCCGGCCGCCCTCGTCGTCGGCGGCTCGCTCGGCATCGGCGACCTGCACCGCAGCGCCCTCGACCTGCTCGCGACCGGGCTCGTGACCCCGGTGGTGGCCTGCGGGACCAACGACCGGCTGCGGGAGCAGGTCGCCGCCGAGCCCGGCGTGGTCGCGCTCGGCTGGCGCGACGACCTGCCGGCCCTCATGGCCGCGGCCGCCTGCGTGGTGCAGAACGCCGGCGGGATGAGCTCGCTGGAGTCCCTGACCGCTGGCACCCCCACGCTGACCTACCGGCCGATCGCGGGCCACGGGGAGAGCAACGCCGCGGCGCTCGACCGGGCCGGGCTCGTGCCGTGGGTCGCCGACACCGAGGCGTTGCGCAGTGCGCTCGGCCGCGTGCTCCTGACCCGGCGCTGCGCCGACCTGCCGTCGGCCCCGTCGGTCGTGGAGACCCTGGAGACCGTCGGCCTGCTGACCGGCGTCCCGACCCTGGTGGCCGCATGA
- a CDS encoding polysaccharide deacetylase family protein — MRSLLGTATLAALAAPALPSPASWGPVRTALTPAVCTPALSGLSDRPHVALTFDDGPDRRSTPLFLRTLDRLGVRATFFVLGRHLADHGLVGEMAAAGHEVGVHGWDHRPASLHGPRRLRDDVARTRDLVEDATGRPVQWHRPPYGVITGASTWAAGQAGLRTVLWSAWGRDWERRATPSTVVALVEQQLEPGGTVLLHDSDRTSAPGSWRTTLRAVEQLVPQWLDRGLAVGPLADHWGGYDTRRSSLSTTSA, encoded by the coding sequence ATGAGGTCGCTGCTGGGCACCGCCACGCTGGCCGCCCTCGCCGCCCCCGCGCTGCCCTCACCCGCCTCGTGGGGCCCGGTCCGCACCGCGCTGACCCCGGCCGTGTGCACGCCGGCGCTGTCCGGGTTGTCGGACCGGCCCCACGTCGCCCTGACCTTCGACGACGGCCCCGACCGCCGGTCGACCCCGCTGTTCCTCCGCACGCTCGACCGGCTCGGCGTGCGCGCCACGTTCTTCGTCCTCGGCCGGCACCTCGCCGACCACGGCCTCGTCGGCGAGATGGCGGCGGCCGGCCACGAGGTCGGCGTGCACGGCTGGGACCACCGTCCCGCCTCGCTGCACGGCCCGCGCCGCCTGCGTGACGACGTCGCCCGCACCCGCGACCTCGTCGAGGACGCGACCGGCCGGCCCGTGCAGTGGCACCGCCCGCCGTACGGCGTGATCACCGGCGCCTCGACCTGGGCCGCCGGACAGGCCGGGCTGCGCACCGTGCTGTGGTCGGCGTGGGGCCGCGACTGGGAGCGCCGGGCGACTCCGAGCACCGTCGTCGCGCTCGTGGAGCAGCAGCTCGAGCCCGGCGGCACCGTGCTGCTCCACGACTCCGACCGCACCTCGGCCCCCGGCTCGTGGCGCACGACGCTGCGCGCGGTCGAGCAGCTCGTGCCGCAGTGGCTCGACCGCGGCCTCGCCGTCGGGCCGCTCGCCGACCACTGGGGCGGCTACGACACCAGGAGGTCCTCGCTGTCGACGACGTCGGCATAG
- a CDS encoding GNAT family N-acetyltransferase, with the protein MDLSDLTVVPLSPDTWDAFEALVERHNGIFSGCWCTWFTSLERDPERTYESNRELKRTLVHKDRNHAALVMDGDEAVAWAEYGPPCELPNIHHRKQYDETKDRDPDWRITCIFVDRRYRRSGVAKLALQGALDLIAASGGGLVEGYPHERPTKKVSSSFLYNGTRPMYEAAGFTFDRSKGLKNTVMRREVAPAG; encoded by the coding sequence ATGGACCTCTCGGACCTCACCGTCGTGCCACTCTCCCCCGACACGTGGGACGCCTTCGAGGCGCTCGTCGAGCGCCACAACGGCATCTTCAGTGGGTGCTGGTGCACCTGGTTCACCTCGCTCGAGCGGGACCCCGAGCGCACCTACGAGTCCAACCGCGAGCTCAAGCGCACGCTCGTCCACAAGGACCGCAACCACGCGGCGCTGGTGATGGACGGTGACGAGGCGGTCGCGTGGGCGGAGTACGGCCCGCCCTGCGAGCTGCCCAACATCCATCACCGCAAGCAGTACGACGAGACCAAGGACCGCGACCCCGACTGGCGGATCACCTGCATCTTCGTCGACCGCCGCTACCGCCGCTCCGGCGTCGCGAAGCTCGCGCTCCAGGGCGCGCTCGACCTGATCGCGGCCTCCGGGGGCGGGCTGGTCGAGGGCTACCCCCACGAGCGGCCGACCAAGAAGGTCTCCTCGTCGTTCCTCTACAACGGCACGCGGCCGATGTACGAGGCGGCGGGGTTCACCTTCGACCGGTCCAAGGGGCTCAAGAACACGGTCATGCGGCGTGAGGTCGCGCCCGCCGGCTGA
- a CDS encoding cysteine hydrolase family protein, with protein MASGLMVIDIQNDYFPGGAFPLVDPEDAAQRAAEVLGRFRAAGLPVVHVQHVMASPDAPFFVRGTEGVEIHPLVAPIEGEPVVQKASPNAFLGTGLDELLDDLDVDHLVVVGMQTNLCIDASVRAASDLGHTVTVVGDACAAVGLEHRGRAVPGADVHAAFLAAIDGSYADVVDSEDLLVS; from the coding sequence GTGGCGAGCGGACTGATGGTCATCGACATCCAGAACGACTACTTCCCGGGCGGCGCGTTCCCGCTTGTGGACCCGGAGGACGCAGCGCAGCGCGCGGCGGAGGTGCTCGGTCGCTTCCGCGCGGCCGGCCTCCCGGTCGTGCACGTGCAGCACGTGATGGCCTCCCCGGACGCGCCGTTCTTCGTCCGCGGCACCGAGGGCGTCGAGATCCACCCGCTGGTCGCCCCGATCGAGGGGGAGCCGGTCGTGCAGAAGGCCAGCCCCAACGCGTTCCTCGGCACCGGCCTGGACGAGCTGCTCGACGACCTCGACGTCGACCACCTCGTGGTGGTCGGCATGCAGACCAACCTGTGCATCGACGCGAGCGTGCGAGCCGCCTCGGACCTCGGCCACACCGTGACGGTCGTCGGCGACGCCTGCGCCGCTGTCGGCCTCGAGCACCGTGGCCGCGCCGTCCCGGGCGCCGACGTGCACGCGGCGTTCCTCGCCGCGATCGACGGCAGCTATGCCGACGTCGTCGACAGCGAGGACCTCCTGGTGTCGTAG
- a CDS encoding FAD-dependent monooxygenase: protein MTYDAQVLVVGAGPTGMTLAAELRFQGVPVTVLERDLEPTPQVRSLGLHARTLEVLAMRGILPRFLDLGTTYPVGGVFAGVGAGRPLELAGRHAHVLGIPQTTTDRLLEEWAVGLGADLRRGAEVVAIAQDDAGVDVTLADGSTLRAAYVVGCDGGRSTVRRLLGIGFPGEPARSEWLLTEAEVGVTPEEVTAAMAQATPGRGGVGPAPHAPGTYRVVLLTDEVAPRDAPPPTLDDVRAQLHKAIGTDLGLHSPRFVSRFGDATRLAERYRSGRVLLAGDAAHIHPPVGGQGQNLGIQDAVNLGWKLAAALRGHDVLDTYQAERRPVAADVLDTTRVLRVLMWGGADGAAVRSLLTELTAYDGVHRHLVEKVTRTATRYDLGAEDPLVGRALPDLEVGAGTLFDLTHEGRWLLLDPAGRHAPDRHGVDHVVADCPALPAPAVLLRPDGHVAWAGDGDLTEILDRWVGRG from the coding sequence ATGACGTACGACGCGCAGGTGCTGGTGGTCGGAGCGGGCCCGACGGGGATGACCCTCGCCGCGGAACTGAGGTTCCAGGGGGTCCCGGTCACCGTCCTGGAGCGGGACCTCGAGCCGACCCCGCAGGTGCGGTCCCTCGGCCTGCACGCACGCACCCTGGAGGTGCTGGCGATGCGCGGCATCCTCCCGCGCTTCCTGGACCTCGGGACGACGTACCCCGTCGGCGGGGTGTTCGCCGGGGTCGGCGCCGGGCGCCCGCTCGAGCTCGCCGGCCGCCACGCGCACGTGCTCGGGATCCCGCAGACCACGACCGACCGGCTGCTCGAGGAGTGGGCCGTGGGTCTCGGCGCCGACCTGCGGCGAGGGGCCGAGGTGGTCGCGATCGCCCAGGACGACGCCGGGGTCGACGTCACGCTCGCCGACGGCTCGACCCTGCGGGCGGCGTACGTCGTGGGGTGCGACGGCGGGCGGAGCACCGTCCGTCGGCTGCTCGGCATCGGGTTCCCCGGCGAGCCCGCGCGGTCGGAGTGGCTGCTCACCGAGGCCGAGGTCGGGGTGACCCCCGAGGAGGTGACCGCCGCGATGGCGCAGGCGACCCCCGGGCGCGGCGGTGTGGGGCCCGCTCCGCACGCGCCGGGCACCTACCGCGTCGTCCTGCTGACCGACGAGGTCGCGCCGCGGGACGCGCCCCCGCCGACCCTCGACGACGTCAGGGCCCAGCTGCACAAGGCGATCGGCACCGACCTGGGTCTCCACTCGCCGCGGTTCGTCAGCCGGTTCGGGGACGCGACGCGGCTCGCCGAGCGCTACCGCTCGGGCCGCGTGCTGCTCGCCGGCGACGCCGCGCACATCCACCCCCCGGTCGGGGGGCAGGGCCAGAACCTCGGCATCCAGGACGCGGTCAACCTCGGGTGGAAGCTCGCCGCCGCACTGCGCGGCCACGACGTGCTCGACACCTACCAGGCCGAGCGTCGGCCGGTCGCCGCCGACGTCCTCGACACCACGCGGGTGCTGCGCGTGCTGATGTGGGGCGGGGCCGACGGCGCGGCCGTGCGGTCGCTGCTGACCGAGCTCACGGCGTACGACGGCGTGCACCGGCACCTGGTCGAGAAGGTCACGCGCACGGCCACGCGCTACGACCTCGGCGCCGAGGACCCGCTGGTGGGCCGGGCGCTGCCCGACCTCGAGGTGGGCGCGGGCACGCTGTTCGACCTGACCCACGAGGGCCGGTGGCTGCTGCTCGACCCGGCCGGCCGGCACGCGCCGGACCGCCACGGCGTCGACCACGTCGTCGCCGACTGCCCCGCGCTGCCCGCCCCCGCCGTGCTGCTGCGTCCGGACGGGCACGTCGCGTGGGCCGGCGACGGCGACCTGACCGAGATCCTCGACCGGTGGGTCGGTCGCGGCTAG